One window of the Methylocystis parvus OBBP genome contains the following:
- a CDS encoding three-Cys-motif partner protein TcmP: protein MVEKPYEWADGAKLEEHSKRKHKILREYVFDYLSVRCRLPQQERFRLAIVDGFAGGGRYQCGTPGSPLIFIEELQRAVEAVNTHRSVQGLGAIEVECLLIFNDASRDAIELLKTHVAPMQAAIAQTCPKLHLRVEYLNEFFEAAYPKIKILLEQGRYRSVIFNLDQCGDSHVERDTLLDIMHSYPAAEIFYTFMISSLLAFLQKNQPEQLRTRLAHLGLTSASIDALNGLMSKNDWLGTAEKIVFDAFRLCAPYVSPFSINNPGGWRYWLIHFANAYRARQVYNNILHDNASLQAHFGRSGLNMLSYDPRHDEGMLYLFDDKGRASAKNQLLGDIPRLVTESGDAMSVIDFYESIYNITPAHAEDVHAAIIESPDLEVITPAGGERRKANTIGVNDVIKVKTQRSFFPMFLDAAAKKKGSEE from the coding sequence GTGGTAGAAAAACCATACGAATGGGCTGATGGTGCGAAGCTTGAGGAGCATTCCAAGCGCAAGCACAAAATCCTGCGCGAATACGTCTTCGATTATCTCAGCGTCCGCTGCAGGCTGCCGCAGCAGGAACGGTTTCGGCTTGCAATCGTGGATGGCTTTGCAGGCGGCGGACGATACCAGTGCGGGACACCTGGATCACCGCTGATATTCATCGAAGAATTGCAGCGCGCCGTCGAGGCGGTAAACACACATCGGTCGGTACAAGGCCTTGGCGCGATCGAGGTCGAATGCCTTCTGATCTTCAATGACGCCAGTCGCGATGCCATTGAATTGTTGAAGACACATGTCGCGCCGATGCAAGCTGCTATCGCTCAGACGTGCCCGAAGCTGCACCTGCGCGTCGAGTATTTGAACGAATTTTTCGAGGCTGCATATCCGAAGATCAAGATACTCCTTGAACAAGGACGGTATCGGAGCGTTATCTTCAATCTAGATCAATGCGGCGACAGTCATGTCGAGAGGGATACGCTCCTCGACATCATGCATTCCTATCCCGCTGCAGAAATCTTCTACACTTTTATGATCAGTTCACTGCTCGCTTTCCTGCAGAAGAACCAGCCAGAGCAGCTGAGAACACGGCTTGCTCATCTTGGGCTGACGAGCGCGAGTATCGATGCGCTCAATGGTTTGATGAGCAAGAACGATTGGCTCGGAACTGCGGAGAAGATTGTCTTCGACGCCTTTCGCTTATGTGCGCCCTACGTGAGTCCCTTCTCTATCAACAATCCTGGCGGATGGAGGTATTGGCTGATCCACTTCGCCAACGCCTATCGGGCACGGCAGGTCTACAACAACATCCTTCATGACAATGCGAGCCTCCAGGCGCATTTCGGTCGCTCGGGCCTCAATATGCTATCGTATGACCCCAGACACGATGAGGGAATGCTCTACTTGTTCGACGATAAGGGTCGGGCCTCCGCGAAGAACCAACTCTTGGGAGACATCCCACGCCTCGTGACGGAATCCGGCGATGCCATGTCCGTAATCGACTTCTACGAGAGCATTTACAACATCACTCCTGCTCATGCGGAGGATGTCCATGCGGCGATCATCGAGAGCCCGGATTTGGAGGTGATCACTCCCGCAGGCGGCGAGAGGAGGAAGGCAAATACGATCGGCGTTAACGACGTCATCAAGGTGAAAACGCAGCGAAGCTTCTTCCCGATGTTTCTCGACGCGGCGGCAAAAAAGAAAGGCAGCGAGGAGTGA
- a CDS encoding HesA/MoeB/ThiF family protein, translating into MSLSPEEIERYARHLVLREIGGPGQQKLKSARVLVIGAGGLGAPLLQYLAAAGVGVIAIVDNDTVSLSNLQRQIIHDTKGIGRPKVESAREAIGRLNPHVRVEPHALRLTQENARALISGYDVVADGSDNFATRYLVSDACFFERKPLVTAAVGGFDASLTTLRPFEAGPDGKPNPTYRCLFPEAPPPGTAPSCEEAGILGALAGVVGAMMALEVVREIVGFGESLVGRLLLIDTLAMRLETLRYGWDPDNPLNGATSPR; encoded by the coding sequence ATGAGCCTCTCTCCCGAGGAGATCGAACGTTACGCCCGCCACCTCGTGCTGCGCGAGATCGGCGGTCCAGGTCAGCAAAAACTCAAATCAGCGCGCGTACTTGTGATTGGCGCAGGCGGGCTCGGCGCGCCGCTCCTGCAATATCTCGCCGCCGCCGGCGTCGGCGTGATCGCGATTGTGGATAACGACACGGTTTCGCTCTCCAATCTGCAGCGCCAAATCATTCACGACACGAAAGGAATCGGCCGCCCGAAGGTCGAGAGCGCGAGGGAGGCGATCGGCCGGCTCAACCCGCATGTCCGCGTCGAGCCGCACGCCCTTCGTCTGACGCAGGAAAACGCCCGCGCGCTCATTTCCGGCTATGACGTCGTCGCCGACGGCTCGGACAATTTCGCGACGCGCTATCTCGTCTCGGATGCGTGCTTTTTCGAAAGAAAGCCGTTGGTGACGGCGGCCGTCGGCGGCTTCGACGCGTCGCTGACGACGCTGCGGCCCTTCGAGGCCGGGCCGGACGGCAAGCCGAATCCCACCTATCGCTGCCTCTTCCCTGAAGCCCCGCCGCCCGGGACCGCGCCGAGCTGCGAGGAGGCGGGGATTTTAGGGGCGCTCGCCGGCGTCGTCGGCGCGATGATGGCGCTCGAAGTCGTCCGCGAGATCGTCGGCTTCGGCGAGAGCCTCGTCGGCCGTCTGCTGCTGATCGACACGCTCGCCATGCGCTTGGAGACGCTGCGTTACGGATGGGACCCCGATAATCCCCTCAACGGGGCTACTTCGCCGCGATGA
- a CDS encoding RidA family protein yields MSDIRRIGAGPRMSKAVVRGNAIYTAGQVAEKTKGGSVADQTREILGLIDELLAEAGSEKAKILSVTIYLSDISTFAEMNGVWDVWVDKDNPPARATVEARLVAPDYKVEIAVIAAK; encoded by the coding sequence ATGAGCGATATCAGGCGAATTGGCGCGGGTCCGCGCATGAGCAAAGCGGTCGTGCGGGGCAATGCGATCTATACTGCGGGCCAGGTGGCGGAGAAGACCAAGGGCGGCTCGGTCGCCGACCAGACGCGCGAAATTCTCGGCCTCATCGACGAGCTTCTGGCGGAAGCCGGCAGCGAGAAGGCCAAGATCCTTTCCGTCACCATCTACCTTTCCGACATTTCGACCTTCGCCGAGATGAACGGCGTCTGGGACGTCTGGGTCGACAAGGACAATCCGCCCGCCCGGGCGACCGTCGAAGCCAGGCTCGTGGCCCCGGACTACAAGGTCGAAATCGCCGTCATCGCGGCGAAGTAG
- a CDS encoding XRE family transcriptional regulator — protein sequence MGRKLDEVVAKLPRGRQEQIEAHFLDLRDQVDGLRELRQIAGKAQGDIATALNIKQPSVSKIEKQTDMHLSTLRSYVEAIGGKLELTVKLPTRPALRLQNFGDIGAKPDPTVHTVARRHKRANER from the coding sequence ATGGGTCGAAAGCTAGATGAAGTCGTCGCGAAGCTGCCCCGCGGCCGACAGGAGCAAATCGAGGCGCACTTCCTGGATCTGCGAGATCAGGTCGACGGGCTGCGAGAGCTGCGCCAGATCGCCGGCAAGGCTCAAGGGGATATTGCAACCGCGCTGAACATCAAGCAGCCGTCCGTGTCGAAGATCGAGAAACAGACGGATATGCATCTGTCGACGCTGCGAAGCTACGTGGAGGCAATCGGCGGAAAGCTTGAATTGACGGTGAAGCTTCCCACTCGGCCTGCGCTTCGTCTCCAGAATTTCGGCGATATCGGCGCAAAGCCGGACCCGACTGTTCATACAGTTGCTCGCCGTCACAAGCGTGCCAACGAACGATGA
- a CDS encoding DUF5131 family protein, whose translation MAETQIEWTDATWNPVAGCSIVTAGCTHCYAMEMARRLEAMGVEKYAKLTRKTGKRTVWNGVVREDRESLSIPLRWRKSRKIFVNSMSDLFHERVSDAFISDVWQVMRETQHHHYQILTKRPERMAKLVATHIGEILPNVWLGTSIENSDVVERVGHLRQAPAAIRFISFEPLIGAVGRVDLRDIHWAIVGGESGKSARPIREEWIDEIHLQCLSAGTAFFFKQWGTWGKDNKKRSKRANGREYRGRTWDEMPTVPIAVP comes from the coding sequence ATGGCTGAAACTCAGATCGAGTGGACGGACGCCACTTGGAATCCAGTCGCGGGCTGCTCGATCGTCACCGCTGGTTGCACTCATTGCTACGCCATGGAAATGGCGAGGCGCCTTGAGGCTATGGGCGTGGAGAAATACGCCAAGTTGACCCGCAAAACGGGGAAACGCACGGTCTGGAATGGTGTCGTTCGGGAGGACCGCGAGTCGCTATCGATTCCTCTCCGTTGGCGCAAGTCCCGTAAGATATTTGTAAACTCGATGAGCGACCTCTTCCATGAACGGGTTAGCGACGCCTTCATCAGTGACGTCTGGCAGGTCATGCGCGAGACACAGCATCACCACTACCAGATTCTGACGAAACGTCCCGAACGCATGGCTAAGCTGGTGGCCACTCACATTGGCGAGATCTTGCCGAATGTCTGGCTCGGCACCAGCATCGAGAACTCGGATGTGGTCGAACGCGTAGGACACCTGCGCCAGGCACCGGCGGCCATAAGGTTCATCTCCTTCGAGCCTCTTATTGGTGCCGTCGGTCGTGTCGATCTTCGCGATATCCATTGGGCGATCGTCGGCGGCGAGAGTGGGAAGTCAGCTCGGCCAATCCGTGAGGAATGGATCGACGAAATACATCTGCAGTGCCTGTCGGCAGGAACAGCCTTCTTTTTTAAACAGTGGGGCACCTGGGGCAAAGACAATAAAAAGCGCTCAAAAAGAGCCAACGGACGCGAGTATCGGGGACGGACCTGGGATGAGATGCCCACCGTTCCCATCGCTGTTCCTTAA
- a CDS encoding restriction endonuclease gives MTARRRQDPEWRGFERLIARIEADAGPAGIVVRSPDRIKCRVTGRLREVDASIRTRAGTSEILITVECRRRSKKQDVTWIEQLAAKRQAIGADRTIAVSASGFSPEAEAVALQHSISLRRASEFSVADINQLLKLDFVIFWHKACALAGVGIRTFRPDESGTTPPDEFDFALPENTDLFASIFRNTDNGSTWSLNDVWQEVQAALNPFGDIAKGAPPIIRTARVPYSGNVVIHHGGDTHLLGHVFLGVALWIEPEMVPLEDAQRVEYGSSEAPAIQRVEFASQRTLPRDWHISLQMPKDSTDIADLRTGGNWPDSEE, from the coding sequence GTGACTGCTCGACGCCGCCAAGATCCCGAATGGCGCGGATTCGAGCGTTTGATTGCGCGGATCGAGGCCGACGCCGGCCCCGCGGGCATTGTCGTAAGGTCCCCTGACCGGATCAAGTGCAGGGTCACTGGCCGGCTACGCGAGGTCGATGCGAGCATCCGCACGCGAGCCGGGACATCGGAGATCCTCATCACGGTAGAGTGTCGGCGGAGAAGCAAGAAACAAGATGTCACCTGGATTGAACAGCTGGCGGCCAAACGCCAAGCAATCGGCGCAGACCGCACCATAGCAGTCAGCGCATCAGGCTTTTCGCCCGAGGCCGAAGCCGTAGCACTACAGCACAGCATTTCGCTTCGGCGGGCGTCGGAATTCTCAGTCGCAGATATCAATCAACTCTTGAAGCTGGATTTCGTGATCTTCTGGCACAAAGCGTGTGCCCTTGCTGGGGTGGGTATTCGGACCTTTCGCCCGGACGAGTCTGGCACAACACCACCGGATGAATTCGACTTCGCTCTGCCAGAAAATACTGACTTATTCGCATCTATCTTCCGCAACACAGACAACGGCTCGACTTGGTCACTCAATGATGTTTGGCAGGAAGTTCAAGCGGCACTGAATCCCTTCGGCGACATTGCGAAGGGCGCACCGCCGATCATTCGAACCGCGCGTGTTCCATATTCCGGCAACGTAGTGATCCACCATGGCGGCGACACTCATCTGCTAGGTCACGTTTTCCTGGGGGTGGCTCTTTGGATAGAGCCAGAAATGGTCCCTCTCGAAGATGCACAAAGAGTCGAGTACGGCTCGTCCGAAGCACCTGCAATTCAGCGCGTCGAGTTCGCTTCGCAGCGAACCCTACCTCGAGATTGGCACATCTCGTTACAAATGCCCAAGGACTCAACCGATATCGCCGATCTCCGAACTGGCGGCAATTGGCCGGACAGCGAGGAATAG
- a CDS encoding tyrosine-type recombinase/integrase: protein MRDRITKRTVEALQPRERDTFLWDSEIPGFGCKVTPKGGRIYLLQYSRNGRDHRVTIGRHGIEFTAEQARNESRRLRGLIASGGNPALDRSRDRAMPTVADLGERYIEEYARPHKKPSGLAQDRRNLDNHVNPLIGSLKVSEVEREDVARVMRDVAAGKTAKDEKTKRQGRRIVRGGEIVANRVQALLSKMFELAEDWKYRPAGSNPCRGAKRFAEHKIERFLSTDELIRLGEALVAAEEGRLLLDPDHAMSTVPRKPKRGGQMRTGPRSENPYAVAVIRLLLLTGCRLGEILGLKWSHVDFERRLLLLPDSKTGAKTVYLSEPALQILKGVVRIDGSPHVFPGKPPSEPLGSIRKPWEHICKAARLNNLRLHDLRHSFASVGAASGLSLPMIGALLGHSQPTTTARYAHLAASPLHEAADAIAAQITSAMNQPG from the coding sequence ATGCGCGACAGGATCACGAAGCGGACGGTCGAGGCGCTACAGCCACGCGAGCGCGACACTTTCCTGTGGGACAGCGAAATCCCCGGGTTCGGTTGCAAGGTCACGCCTAAGGGCGGCCGCATCTATCTCTTGCAGTACAGCCGAAACGGTCGCGACCATCGTGTCACCATCGGGCGGCATGGAATCGAATTCACAGCCGAGCAGGCGCGCAACGAGTCGCGGCGCCTGCGCGGACTCATCGCCTCGGGCGGCAATCCCGCGCTCGACCGATCACGTGACCGCGCCATGCCGACCGTCGCAGACCTGGGCGAGCGATACATCGAAGAATATGCGCGCCCTCACAAGAAGCCGTCCGGCCTCGCCCAGGATCGTCGAAATCTCGATAACCACGTCAACCCGCTCATCGGCTCGCTCAAAGTCTCAGAAGTAGAGCGCGAGGACGTGGCGCGCGTCATGCGCGACGTTGCAGCAGGTAAGACAGCGAAAGACGAGAAGACGAAGCGTCAGGGACGGCGCATCGTTCGGGGCGGCGAAATCGTCGCCAATCGCGTTCAAGCGCTCTTGTCGAAGATGTTCGAATTGGCCGAGGACTGGAAATACCGTCCTGCGGGCTCCAACCCATGCCGCGGAGCGAAGCGCTTTGCGGAGCACAAAATCGAAAGATTCCTCTCAACTGACGAATTAATTCGTCTCGGAGAGGCGTTAGTTGCCGCAGAGGAGGGTCGTCTTCTCCTTGATCCCGATCATGCGATGTCAACGGTTCCAAGGAAACCCAAGCGCGGCGGCCAGATGCGAACGGGCCCGCGTTCTGAAAATCCATATGCTGTCGCCGTCATCCGGCTACTTTTACTCACCGGGTGCCGGCTTGGAGAAATTCTGGGCCTAAAGTGGTCCCATGTCGATTTCGAGCGTCGCCTGTTGCTCCTGCCAGACAGCAAGACCGGCGCAAAGACCGTCTACTTGTCAGAGCCCGCTCTGCAAATCCTGAAGGGCGTTGTGCGTATCGACGGCAGCCCACATGTGTTCCCCGGCAAACCACCCTCGGAGCCGCTTGGATCAATTCGAAAGCCGTGGGAGCATATCTGCAAAGCTGCACGGCTCAATAATTTGAGATTGCACGACCTGCGCCACAGCTTCGCCAGTGTCGGCGCCGCGAGTGGGCTCAGTCTGCCCATGATTGGCGCTCTACTCGGACATTCACAGCCCACAACCACAGCCCGCTATGCGCACCTTGCTGCATCCCCACTCCATGAGGCGGCGGATGCTATTGCGGCTCAGATCACAAGTGCCATGAACCAACCCGGATGA